Proteins encoded by one window of Elaeis guineensis isolate ETL-2024a chromosome 12, EG11, whole genome shotgun sequence:
- the LOC105054719 gene encoding protein FAR1-RELATED SEQUENCE 5, with the protein MLEPNPLKDGSDDSWVPKVGMEFESEMEAYQFYDNYAKRIGFSIRKNRLNRRASGVISLRVYVCHKEGFRGNKKEEWEVKNPKLYERTGCLAALTLKITNNGKYRVTDFEAKHNHPLVIPNKAHMIKWRRISKDRGVLAEDSRMIPRADDEVMNGHAGDHQHFINPSLTYKNYLQSKRASAVLPGDAGAALQYVQERQIDDPSFFYAVQLDKEDRVANIFWADGKSIIDYDYFGDVMCFDTTYRSNNYGRPFAQFIGVNHHMQTVFFGAALLYNETLESFKWMFETLKAAMSGKQPKVIWIEQSTEISDAIAAVWPGTVCHFSMWHVYHDAAKHLSFAFQGSKTFALDFSKCVYEIEEEEEFQSLWKEMLEKYDLKDNQWLAKLYEDREKWALPYSRHIFCADMKSTLRKEDLSTELKQWLCPELDLLQFLKHYEKAIDDRRHAELQADFQACQISPTIPPTRMLKQAANVYTPEVFKLFQREFEMSMDCLVYTGGELGPIADYKVAAEGEPTEYIVRVDISDGTLICSCKKFEFMGIQCRHVLKVLDIVNIKELPQRYILKRWRKDAKAGSMRDTCGFAFLGDSTSSKAKRYGSLCRIFNKIAARAAESLEAYTLIEGHLDQLMDHVYQIMQNKPFEKH; encoded by the coding sequence ATGTTGGAGCCTAATCCTCTGAAAGATGGTTCTGATGACAGTTGGGTGCCAAAGGTTGGTATGGAGTTTGAAAGTGAAATGGAAGCATATCAGTTCTATGATAACTATGCAAAAAGAATAGGATTCAGTATTCGGAAGAATCGGTTAAATCGAAGAGCTTCTGGTGTTATCTCATTGAGGGTGTACGTGTGCCATAAAGAGGGCTTTCGTGGGAACAAGAAGGAGGAGTGGGAAGTAAAGAACCCAAAGCTGTATGAGAGAACTGGTTGCCTTGCGGCCTTGACCCTCAAAATTACAAACAATGGCAAGTATCGTGTGACTGACTTTGAGGCAAAGCATAACCATCCACTTGTTATACCAAACAAAGCTCACATGATAAAATGGCGGAGAATAAGTAAGGATCGTGGTGTTTTAGCTGAGGATTCCAGGATGATACCAAGAGCTGATGATGAGGTTATGAATGGGCATGCTGGTGACCATCAGCATTTTATCAACCCTTCTCTaacttataaaaattatttacagtCAAAGCGTGCAAGTGCTGTATTGCCGGGAGATGCAGGTGCTGCTTTGCAGTATGTGCAGGAGAGGCAAATTGATGATCCATCATTTTTTTATGCTGTACAGCTTGATAAGGAAGATCGAGTGGCAAATATTTTCTGGGCAGATGGAAAGTCTATAATTGACTATGATTACTTTGGAGATGTGATGTGTTTTGACACTACATATCGATCAAATAACTATGGTAGGCCATTTGCACAATTTATTGGTGTGAATCATCACATGCAAACGGTATTCTTTGGTGCTGCATTGTTGTATAATGAAACACTTGAATCTTTCAAGTGGATGTTTGAGACCTTAAAGGCGGCTATGTCTGGGAAACAACCCAAGGTAATTTGGATAGAACAGTCTACGGAAATTAGCGATGCAATTGCTGCAGTGTGGCCAGGTACGGTTTGTCATTTTTCTATGTGGCACGTCTACCATGATGCTGCTAAACATCTGAGTTTTGCCTTCCAGGGCTCCAAAACATTTGCACTTGATTTTAGCAAATGTGTCTATGAAATTGAGGAGGAGGAAGAATTTCAATCATTGTGGAAAGAAATGTTGGAGAAGTATGATCTTAAAGACAATCAATGGCTGGCAAAGTTGTATGAGGATAGGGAAAAATGGGCCTTGCCATATAGCCGGCATATATTTTGTGCAGACATGAAAAGCACATTACGGAAGGAAGACTTGAGCACTGAGCTAAAACAATGGTTATGTCCGGAACTTGATCTTTTGCAGTTTTTAAAGCATTATGAAAAAGCAATAGATGATCGCAGGCATGCTGAACTACAAGCTGATTTTCAAGCTTGTCAAATTTCCCCAACCATACCTCCTACAAGGATGTTAAAGCAAGCTGCAAATGTATATACGCCTGAAGTGTTTAAACTGTTTCAGAGGGAGTTTGAAATGTCTATGGATTGTTTGGTCTACACTGGTGGTGAGCTTGGACCCATAGCAGATTACAAGGTAGCAGCTGAGGGGGAGCCTACCGAATATATTGTTAGAGTTGACATTTCAGATGGTACACTCATTTGTAGTTGCAAAAAATTTGAGTTCATGGGAATTCAATGCCGTCATGTGCTGAAAGTGCTTGATATTGTTAATATTAAAGAACTACCACAACGTTACATCTTGAAGCGGTGGAGAAAAGATGCTAAGGCTGGGAGCATGAGAGATACTTGTGGATTTGCATTTCTTGGTGACTCCACATCATCTAAAGCAAAACGTTATGGTTCTTTGTGTCGCATTTTCAATAAAATTGCAGCAAGGGCTGCTGAATCTTTGGAGGCATATACATTAATTGAAGGGCACCTAGATCAACTTATGGACCATGTATACCAAATTATGCAAAATAAACCTTTTGAGAAACATTGA
- the LOC105054797 gene encoding LOW QUALITY PROTEIN: short-chain dehydrogenase TIC 32, chloroplastic (The sequence of the model RefSeq protein was modified relative to this genomic sequence to represent the inferred CDS: inserted 3 bases in 2 codons), whose translation MGFWKWSSFRGGGEGPSSGFGSSSTAEVTQGIHAGHLTAIVTGATSGIRKETVRVLALRGTTVVIPCRTLKSGRKVKESILEQNPDANIDIVEMDLSSLDSVETFARAFNSSYQHLNILINNAGXMACPFQLSKDGVELQFATNHLGHFQLTNLLLDRIXTAKETGIQGRIVNVSSSGHTRHFDESWFNLEKINDQSRYAPFGAYSHSKLGNIWHANELSPCLQVQMSSP comes from the exons ATGGGATTTTGGAAGTGGAGCTCCTTCCGGGGAGGAGGAGAAGGTCCTTCTTCTGGCTTCGGGTCCTCCTCCACCGCGGAGGTCACCCAAGGCATCCACGCCGGCCATCTCACAGCCATAGTCACGG GGGCAACCAGTGGGATTAGGAAGGAGACTGTGAGAGTTCTGGCGCTGAGGGGCACCACTGTCGTCATTCCATGCCGGACACTGAAGAGTGGCAGGAAGGTGAAAGAAAGCATTTTGGAGCAAAACCCCGATGCCAATATTGATATCGTGGAGATGGATCTGAGCTCACTTGATTCGGTTGAGACTTTTGCTCGCGCTTTTAATTCGTCATATCAGCACCTAAACATCCTCAT TAATAATGCAG TTATGGCTTGTCCTTTCCAGCTATCCAAAGATGGAGTAGAGCTGCAGTTCGCTACGAATCACCTTG GACATTTTCAACTAACAAATCTGTTATTGGACAGGAT AACTGCCAAAGAAACAGGGATTCAGGGAAGGATAGTCAATGTTTCATCCTCTGGTCATACCAGACATTTTGACGAATCCTGGTTTAATCTAGAGAAAATAAATGATCAATC CAGGTATGCACCTTTTGGGGCATATTCTCATTCAAAGTTAGGAAACATATGGCATGCGAACGAGCTATCTCCGTGTTTACAGGTACAAATGTCTTCACCATAG